In Astatotilapia calliptera chromosome 16, fAstCal1.2, whole genome shotgun sequence, one genomic interval encodes:
- the LOC113008476 gene encoding uncharacterized protein LOC113008476 — MAVRISEPLCQPCGYHEAFKVELQVKRPLMPVQLSPEQVGLEMLCLCGQLDLLIRAQMQQFQEQLGQGCSPEESDTFQAQGSEILDQMLQCLEHLPKPMPQLEDYLDMVGLSAMFPRVEVFLIQGSPVDMLERPPMDEYYFHIAKLNQLLVLSQQLEEDIRHLGSHKYIAHQLSVIYQVLSSFRGIQVFSEIKKDIEANFKQMKQSLVVEEGSRHEPQLAVHYINWILEITQSLTSMVLLLPDELTDDVHQAVTFVSQFLS, encoded by the exons ATGGCAGTGAGGATATCGGAGCCGCTCTGTCAGCCCTGCGGTTACCATGAAGCATTTAAAG TGGAGTTACAGGTGAAGAGACCTCTGATGCCTGTCCAGCTGAGTCCTGAGCAGGTGGGCCTGGAGATGCTGTGTCTTTGTGGGCAGCTGGACCTCCTCATCAGGGCACAGATGCAGCAG TTCCAGGAGCAGTTAGGACAAGGGTGTAGTCCAGAGGAGTCAGACACATTCCAGGCTCAAG GATCTGAGATTCTTGACCAGATGCTGCAGTGCCTTGAACATCTACCAAAGCCTATGCCACAGTTAGAG GACTACCTGGACATGGTGGGACTGTCAGCAATGTTTCCTCGAGTTGAGGTGTTCCTTATTCAAGGTAGTCCTGTTGACATGCTGGAAAGGCCACCAATGGATG AATACTACTTCCACATTGCCAAACTGAACCAGCTCCTTGTGCTGAGTCAACAGCTAGAAGAGGATATCAGGCACCTTGGAAGTCATAAGTACATTGCCCACCAGCTCTCAGTTATATAT CAAGTCCTCAGCTCTTTCAGGGGAATTCAGGTCTTCTCAGAAATAAAGAAGGATATTGAGGCCAACTTCAAACAGATGAAACAGTCTCTGGTGGTAGAGGAAGGCTCAAGGCATGAGCCTCAGCTGGCTGTTCATTATATCAACTG GATATTAGAAATAACTCAAAGCTTAACATCGATGGTGCTGTTACTGCCAGACGAGCTGACAGATGATGTTCACCAGGCCGTGACCTTCGTGTCTCAGTTCCTGTCCTGA